Within the Balaenoptera acutorostrata chromosome 10, mBalAcu1.1, whole genome shotgun sequence genome, the region AAACGTAACAATGTATATATTACTTAAGTGTCCTACCTCTATAatatttttcctacattttttgCTGCATAACCTTTGATTACTTCTTCGTATGATGATTTTACAATATGATTTTCTATAGAAACTTGTTTATTATTGACATTCGAGATAtataaaatgtgatttcttgtgCCAACATATGCACCATTCACAGCGGTTCTGGTTGGTTCCCTATAATCGCTGGAATTCTGATAAATTCTACTTCAGAAAAtttataccaaaaaaagaaaaaaaagcttagaATGTTTATAACTGTGTCACTGCATTATCAAATATATTCCTGACAAGACAAAACTTCAATTTTAATCAGGCATCAATGAGAACAGAATCTACCTCTTACGGTTTAACATGCCTGATAAAAGGAAGAATTTTCTACAGACTGGTTTTTGTCTCCATACTTTTCAAATCTTGCTTTTCCTCCCCTGTACGTATACTTCTGCTGCCGGGCACAGTAGGGAGTCTCCATATCACCATAGCAGCACTTCTGTGCCAGTATCCTCATACCATGATACAGGTGAATGGATGACGTAACTGGAAGGAGAACTCCTGGAAGCCATTGCTAGCAGAATCGCTAGCAAGAATTTACCTATTCCCAGGGGTGACTGTGAACCACATAAATCTATCACATTAACCCAAACTAAGTATATTCCAACTCAGCTTCCCCTCAGTCACATTCCAAAAGAAACTGCAGCCATTCCATGGCACCCGACAAGAAAAGGGTGACAGAGGGGGTCAGagaggtggagacagaggccccCTCCAATTGCAGCTAAAGTATCTTGCTTTCacaaatttaacaaaaaacaTACTAGCCCATGAACACACTGCTTGGATCCCTCCCAAAGGCTCTGACACTTAAGTTTCCATAAATCCACACTGGTGATGAGTAGTCCTAAGTAAAATCCCTTACTTGAAGGAAAGCCGCATGAATCTCTCTCTTCACTGCCACCAGCAGGAACAGACATAAGTGACTGGAAGGTGTAGAAAGAGCAAGACTTAAGACACCAGTTAAGTCTGAGAAATAAACTGAAAGCAAGAGATAACGGCAGGCCCCCCAAAATGATGGGAATCAATAAATAAGGTGACTGGTCAATCCCTAAGGAGatacaaacaaaagaagaggagaaagagatgtGGGCAAAATGTGGATGGACAGGACCTGATGAGGGGAGCCTTGTGTGCAGGTGGGCGGAGTCTAGTGATGGGGGTGCCTAACAGTTGAGGGCGGGGCTAAAGACTAGGGTGGCCTAAGTGATAGATGAGTGGACCCTAAAGACCAGGGCCATGGACACACAAAATGTGAGTGAGGCCCATATAGAAGGGATCTGCCCAGCGGATAATGAGCAGTGTCTAAAGGTGAGTAGGGGTTTGGAAATAAGATGGATGGGGCCCAGAAATGAGAGGCCAGGGCTACCTGGGCCAGGCCCCCTTTCCTCCCAGCACCAGAGGTGGGTCTAGGAGTGGGAGGGTACCCCACTGAGCATCTCCATGTTCTTCCTTCCCCCGATCAGTTAGAGAAGGCAGCCATAAAGATTCAGTCATGGTGGCGTGGCAACATGGTACGCTGGACGTTACTGCATGCAGCACTCAGGGCCTGGGTCATCCAGTGCTGGTGGAGGTCGATGCAGGCCAAGATGCTGGAGCAAAGACGGCGCCTGGCACTAAGACTCTACACCTGCCAGGAGTGGGCAGTGGTGAAGGTGCAGGCACAGGTTCGAACGTGGCAAGCCCGCAGACGGTTTCTCCAGGCACACCAAGCGGCCTGCATCATCCAGTCTCACTGGCGCTGGCATGCCAGCCAAACCCGAGGCCTGATCCAGGGCCGCTATGAGGTCAGAGCCAGCCGGCTGGAGCTCGACATTGAAATCCTCATGACCTAGGGTGCTGGCAGAGCCAAGGAGACTGGATCTCTCTTCCAATAAAGACATTTACTGACCATGGTCTTGCCCTTTGGAAATCAGACCCATAGATGAGGGATCAGCCCCTTATCTTCCTGCCTTTCacccaaaaaaaaagatttcctggCATCGTCTTAAAGCCCATGCCAGGGCAACTCATACTAGGCCCTTGTTCCTAATGCAAACCTGACCAATCCTGCACCCAAAAGAAACCTCAGGGCCCAGGTCAGTCTCTGACACCTCAGCCAGCCTGATCAGAGCTCCCTCCACAAGTTGGGGTAGGCATTGGGCTTTATTTTCTGCAGCCCCTGCCTAGCCATCTCCGTTCAGGGTAGGACTGGCTGCAGTCAGAGCCAGCTGGGAAGGCCAGGATTCCACAGGTCTGTGATTGGCAGGGCCCTCAGGGCCAGCACAGAGCTTAGCAGGGAGCCAGGAGGACAGGGTACCCCAGCTGAGTAACAGCAGGACAGGCACTGTGCCTCAATGGGGGATGGCCAGCCAAAGCCAGCCCCTGGGGAAGGCCAGCACAGAAGcagcagagggaagagatatgggaacatatgtatatgtataactgattcactttgttataaagcagaaactaacacaccattgtaaagcaattatactccaataaagatgttaaaaaaaaacccaagaaggtAAGCATGATGTATAAAACATTGCTTTAATAATAAAgttataatggaaaatatgatgagaatttactcaaaaaaaaaaacc harbors:
- the IQCF6 gene encoding IQ domain-containing protein F6 isoform X2, with protein sequence MDTQNLEKAAIKIQSWWRGNMVRWTLLHAALRAWVIQCWWRSMQAKMLEQRRRLALRLYTCQEWAVVKVQAQVRTWQARRRFLQAHQAACIIQSHWRWHASQTRGLIQGRYEVRASRLELDIEILMT
- the IQCF6 gene encoding IQ domain-containing protein F6 isoform X1; protein product: MGPRNENQLEKAAIKIQSWWRGNMVRWTLLHAALRAWVIQCWWRSMQAKMLEQRRRLALRLYTCQEWAVVKVQAQVRTWQARRRFLQAHQAACIIQSHWRWHASQTRGLIQGRYEVRASRLELDIEILMT